The Penicillium oxalicum strain HP7-1 chromosome VI, whole genome shotgun sequence genome window below encodes:
- a CDS encoding ABC multidrug transporter atrF: protein MASNHQAAQAPEKGELNAANPPLTAAGGPEVVHHATAPPAESVSSGSSTASVAESAEGRWGETNAGEPVSRRGAREELEEMRRELTRLSLHRTRSTTAKSARRRQSRASRKDEEAGIDDLDADSETEVGSDFDLSEFLMGGHLERRTTAGEPAKKVGVVFKNLTVKGVETGASFVRTLPHAVVGTFGPDLYNVICRFVPQLRFGKKPPIRDLIHDFSGAVREGEMMLVLGRPGAGCSTFLKAIANDRSAFAGVEGEVSYGGLSAEDQHKHFRGEVNYNQEDDQHFPTLTVWQTLKFSLANKTRKHDRESIPIIIDALLKMFGISHTKNTLVGNEYVRGVSGGERKRVSIAETLATKSTVVCWDNSTRGLDASTALDYAKSLRIMTDVSKRTTLVTLYQAGESIYELMDKVLVIDEGRMLYQGPANEARQYFIDLGFHCPPQSTTADFLTSLCDPNARQFQPGREASTPKTAEALEQVFRQSQSYQYITNDISKYEKRLNETQQEDTRTFQKTVAQSKSKTVSKKSPYTVSLVRQVLACVKREFWLLWGDKTSLYTKFFIIISNALIVSSLFYGEALDTSGAFSRGGALFFSILFLGWLQLTELMPAVSGRAIVARHKDYAFYRPSAVSIARVVVDFPAILAMVVPFSIIMYFMTGLDVTASKFFIYFLFVYTTTFCITSMYRMFAALSPTIDDAVRFAGIALNLLVLFVGYVIPKTTLVHDSIWFGWLFYVNPISYSYEAVLTNEFADRTMECAPSQLVPQGPGVVPGHQGCALTGSPLGETTVPGSQYLQANFQFTRSHLWRNFGVVIAFTVLYILVTIWAAEFLSFVGGGGGALVFKKSKRSKQIAKQTSPNSDEEKVSDANDNAALARGEAASAPNENNFNRLSSSERCFTWSNVEYTVPYGNGTRKLLNNVNGYAKPGIMIALMGASGAGKTTLLNTLAQRQKMGVVKGDMLVDGHPLGADFQRGTGFCEQMDLHDNTSTIREAFEFSALLRQDRDTPRQEKLDYVNRIIDLLELEDIQDAIIGSLNVEQKKRVTIGVELAAKPSLLLFLDEPTSGLDSQAAFSIVRFLKKLSQAGQAIVCTIHQPSSMLIQQFDMILALNPGGNTFYFGPVGEDGSAVTKYFAERGFVCPPAKNVAEFILETAAKGTQRDGKQVDWNEEWRNSAENKAMLEEIERIKTERSKVPIEDSGTSQYEFAAPTRVQAQLLTKRLFLQYWRDPSYYYGKLFVSVIIGIFNGFTFYMLPRTVASMQDRMFSVFLIILIPPIIMNSVVPKFYINRALWEAREYPSRIYGWVAFATANVVCEIPAAIVTGLVYWLLWYYPVGLPTDSSSAGYVFLMSMLFFLFQASWGQWICAFAPSFTVISNVLPFFFVMVNLFNGIVRPYSDYPVFWKYWMYYVNPVTWWLRGVLSVVLPDVTIECTALETTRFNPPAGQTCGQYAGNFVSNIAKSGYLVDPGATQDCQYCPYSTGAEYMKNLNVHRDDKWRCFGIFLAFVIINWILVYFFIYTVRVRGWSFGFGYIFGLAGTLVEKIKGLFKRKEKSETQ, encoded by the coding sequence ATGGCCTCCAACCATCAAGCCGCCCAGGCGCCTGAAAAGGGCGAACTCAATGCGGCGAACCCGCCTCTGACTGCTGCCGGCGGACCCGAAGTCGTTCACCATGCCACCGCTCCTCCAGCCGAATCCGTCTCGAGCGGTTCCTCTACAGCATCCGTTGCCGAGAGCGCCGAAGGCCGCTGGGGTGAAACCAATGCGGGCGAGCCCGTATCTCGCCGCGGCGCGAGGGAAGAATTGGAGGAGATGCGCCGGGAATTGACTCGGCTGAGTCTGCATCGCACCCGATCTACGACCGCCAAGAGCGCCCGCCGCCGGCAATCCCGAGCCAGCCgcaaggatgaagaagccggCATTGACGACCTGGATGCTGATTCGGAGACCGAGGTGGGCAGTGATTTCGACCTCAGTGAATTTTTGATGGGAGGACACTTGGAGCGGCGAACGACGGCCGGCGAACCCGCCAAGAAAGTGGGAGTCGTCTTCAAGAATTTGACGGTCAAAGGCGTCGAGACGGGCGCGTCATTCGTGCGGACGCTGCCTCACGCCGTGGTGGGGACATTCGGCCCGGACTTGTACAACGTCATTTGCCGATTCGTGCCCCAACTGCGATTCGGCAAGAAGCCGCCCATTCGGGACCTGATCCATGACTTCAGTGGCGCCGTCCGCGAGGGCGAGATGATGCTGGTGCTGGGTCGTCCAGGCGCCGGGTGTTCCACGTTTTTGAAGGCCATTGCCAACGATCGCAGTGCCTTTGCCGGGGTTGAGGGTGAGGTCAGCTACGGTGGTCTTTCCGCTGAGGATCAACACAAGCACTTCCGTGGTGAAGTCAACTACAATCAGGAGGATGACCAGCATTTCCCGACCCTCACGGTCTGGCAGACCCTCAAGTTCTCCCTGGCCAACAAGACCCGCAAACATGACCGCGAGAGCATTccgatcatcatcgatgccCTCCTCAAGATGTTCGGCATCAGTCACACCAAGAACACCTTGGTGGGAAACGAGTACGTCCGGGGTGTTTCGGGTGGTGAGCGGAAACGTGTCAGTATCGCCGAGACATTGGCGACCAAGTCGACGGTCGTGTGTTGGGACAACTCCACCCGTGGATTGGACGCGAGCACTGCGCTGGACTATGCCAAATCTCTCCGGATCATGACCGACGTGAGCAAGCGGACCACGTTGGTGACCTTGTACCAGGCCGGAGAGAGCATCTACGAGCTGATGGACAAGGTCCTGGTGATCGACGAGGGTCGAATGCTGTACCAAGGCCCGGCCAACGAGGCCCGTCAGTACTTCATCGACTTGGGCTTCCACTGCCCCCCGCAATCCACCACTGCCGACTTCTTGACCTCGCTTTGTGATCCTAATGCCCGCCAGTTCCAACCCGGTCGCGAAGCCTCGACGCCCAAGACAGCAGAGGCATTGGAGCAAGTCTTCAGACAGAGCCAATCCTATCAATATATCACCAACGACATTTCAAAGTACGAGAAGCGCCTCAATGAAACGCAACAGGAGGACACTCGCACCTTCCAAAAGACCGTCGCTCAATCCAAGAGTAAGACTGTGTCCAAGAAGTCTCCCTACACGGTCTCCCTGGTGCGACAGGTTCTTGCTTGTGTCAAGCGCGAATTTTGGTTGCTGTGGGGTGACAAGACTTCTCTGTACACGAagttcttcatcatcatttccaACGCCCTCATCGTCTCGTCTCTGTTCTATGGGGAAGCACTGGATACCAGCGGTGCTTTCTCCCGTGGTGGTGCTCTGTTCTTCTCtattctcttcctcggctgGCTTCAATTGACCGAGCTGATGCCCGCTGTGAGCGGCCGAGCGATCGTTGCTCGCCACAAGGATTATGCTTTCTATCGTCCCTCCGCAGTCTCAATTGCCCGTGTGGTGGTTGATTTCCCTGCGATTCTCGCCATGGTCGTCCCCTTTTCTATCATCATGTACTTCATGACAGGCTTGGATGTGACGGCATCGAAGTTCTTCATTTACTTCCTGTTTGTGTATACGACCACGTTCTGCATTACTTCGATGTACCGCATGTTCGCTGCCCTCTCCCCGACTATTGACGACGCTGTGCGGTTCGCTGGTATTGCTCTGAAccttctcgttctcttcgtcgGCTATGTGATTCCAAAAACGACTCTTGTTCACGACTCCATCTGGTTCGGATGGCTCTTCTACGTCAACCCTATCTCGTACAGTTACGAAGCTGTGTTGACCAATGAGTTCGCTGATCGAACCATGGAATGTGCACCTTCTCAATTAGTTCCGCAGGGTCCTGGCGTCGTTCCCGGCCATCAAGGCTGCGCGCTGACCGGCTCCCCCTTGGGCGAAACCACGGTTCCTGGCAGTCAGTATCTGCAGGCGAACTTCCAATTCACCCGGTCTCATCTCTGGCGCAACTTCGGTGTCGTCATTGCCTTCACTGTCCTGTATATCCTGGTCACGATTTGGGCAGCTGAGTTCCTTTCCTTTGTgggcggtggcggcggtgccCTGGTCTTCAAGAAATCGAAGCGCTCGAAGCAAATCGCCAAGCAGACCTCGCCCAACAGTGACGAGGAGAAGGTCTCCGATGCAAACGACAACGCGGCTCTTGCCCGTGGTGAAGCCGCCTCAGCTCCCAATGAGAACAACTTCAACCGCCTGTCATCGAGCGAGCGTTGTTTCACCTGGTCCAACGTTGAATATACTGTCCCATACGGCAATGGCACTCGTAAGCTGCTCAACAACGTGAATGGTTACGCCAAACCCGGTATCATGATTGCCTTGATGGGCGCTTCTGGTGCTGGAAAGACCACTCTTCTCAACACTCTTGCGCAGCGTCAGAAGATGGGTGTCGTCAAAGGCGACATGCTTGTGGATGGCCACCCCCTTGGTGCCGACTTCCAGCGTGGTACCGGTTTCTGCGAGCAGATGGATCTCCATGACAACACCTCGACCATTCGTGAAGCTTTTGAATTCTctgctcttcttcgtcaagaCCGGGACACTCCTCGCCAGGAGAAACTCGACTACGTCAACCGCATCATCGACCTGCTGGAGCTAGAAGACATTCAGGACGCCATCATTGGATCTTTGAATGTGGAGCAGAAGAAACGTGTTACGATCGGCGTGGAATTAGCCGCTAAGCCTAGTCTCCTGCTGTTCCTTGACGAGCCGACGTCTGGTTTGGACAGTCAAGCCGCGTTCTCGATTGTCCGTTTCCTTAAGAAGCTCTCTCAGGCCGGTCAGGCCATCGTCTGCACCATCCACCAGCCTTCCTCCATGCTCATCCAGCAATTCGACATGATTCTCGCTCTCAACCCCGGCGGTAACACCTTTTACTTCGGTCCTGTTGGCGAGGACGGCTCCGCTGTGACCAAGTACTTTGCCGAGCGCGGATTTGTCTGCCCCCCTGCAAAGAACGTTGCAGAGTTCATTCTCGAAACTGCCGCCAAGGGCACGCAACGTGACGGCAAGCAGGTTGACTGGAACGAGGAGTGGCGGAACTCTGCTGAGAACAAGGCGATGCTGGAGGAGATCGAGCGAATCAAGACTGAACGAAGCAAAGTTCCCATTGAGGATTCCGGTACTTCTCAATACGAATTTGCGGCACCTACTCGCGTCCAGGCACAGCTTCTCACCAAGCGATTGTTCCTGCAATACTGGCGCGATCCCAGCTACTACTATGGCAAGCTCTTCGTCAGCGTCATTATCGGTATCTTCAATGGTTTCACCTTTTACATGCTGCCCCGTACGGTTGCATCAATGCAAGATCGGATGTTCTCAGTATTCTTGATCATCCTGATCCCGCCCATCATCATGAACTCCGTCGTCCCCAAGTTCTACATCAATCGAGCTCTCTGGGAAGCTCGTGAATATCCATCTCGTATCTACGGCTGGGTCGCCTTTGCCACTGCCAACGTCGTCTGTGAAATTCCCGCTGCCATCGTCACTGGTCTTGTCTACTGGCTGCTCTGGTACTACCCTGTCGGTCTGCCCACCGACTCGTCTTCTGCCGGTTACGTTTTCCTCATGTCGATGCtgttcttcctcttccaggcCTCCTGGGGACAGTGGATCTGCGCCTTCGCGCCTTCCTTCACCGTCATCTCCAACGTTctgcccttcttcttcgtcatGGTCAACTTGTTCAACGGTATCGTCCGCCCTTACTCGGATTACCCGGTCTTCTGGAAGTACTGGATGTACTACGTCAACCCCGTCACCTGGTGGCTCCGTGGTGTGCTCTCCGTCGTCCTTCCCGATGTTACGATCGAGTGTACCGCGTTGGAGACGACTCGCTTCAACCCGCCCGCCGGTCAGACCTGTGGTCAGTACGCAGGCAACTTTGTCAGCAACATCGCCAAATCCGGCTACCTGGTCGACCCGGGCGCAACGCAAGACTGCCAGTATTGCCCCTACTCCACCGGTGCAGAGTACATGAAGAACCTGAACGTGCACCGCGACGACAAATGGCGCTGCTTCGGGATCTTCCTGGCCTTTGTGATCATTAACTGGATCCTGGTGTACTTCTTCATCTACACTGTCCGTGTTCGAGGCTGGAGCTTCGGCTTCGGCTACATCTTTGGCTTGGCTGGAACTCTGGTTGAAAAGATCAAGGGTCTCTTCAAGCGCAAGGAGAAGAGCGAAACGCAGTGA
- a CDS encoding putative alpha-glucuronidase A, with protein sequence MSTGETGLEAWLRYAPLPADAAKQYPQYTDIVALTDSQSSPVYTAGKELQDGLKKILNFSANLTNTIDSSESLSPSAIVVAPRETFPWGAFPSLQNVEDQVSSLKDDGFWLGTVSGEKGDKTQVVIVGQNERGALYGAMEFLMRLAQNQPCPTSYASSPSAPIRWINQWDNLDGSIERGYAGPSIFFKDGAVLDDLTRVEQYARLMASVRLNGIVVNNVNSHCNLLNPSNLKGLGRIADAMRPWGVRIGVALYFDTPIELGGLKTSDPLDPDVVAFWNDITTQLYQNVPDMLGYLIKANSEGQPGPLTYGRTLAEGANLFARALKPHGDGIVMYRAFVYNHHLDESNWKNDRANAAVEFFDGLDDVFDENVLVQIKYGPIDFQVREPPSPLLAHLRRTRTIIEFQVAQEYMGQQSHLCYLAPLWRTILDFDLRIDGEPSLVKDVVSGERFNWKYSGYAAVVNVGNDSTWLGSHLAMSNLYAYGRYCWDPSSDEAAVVQDWARLTFGLNPTVVDTITQLSMESWPTYENYSGNLGIQTLCDIVKTCHYGPSPAAMDGNGWGQWTRADAHAIGMDRTVATGTGYSGQYPAEVARVFEHPETTPDELLLWFHHVPYTHRLKSGKTVIQHFYDAHYEGAQNAQTFPVRWAALRGLVDEHRFQHILFHLTYQAGHALVWRDSVCTFYHAKCGIPDEHNRVGNYQWRVKAQDMHLSGYKVVPVRPFEAAYGAEAIITESNTASGTATWPVTFPAGTYNVAVNYYDHLGGTSRYQLFLGSGSDEGKKRLVGEWAGDLGQHLLHDFSDLRDGHSNTRITFKDVRVEGGDVLTIVGAPDGEELAPIDYVSFLPDGIID encoded by the coding sequence ATGTCTACTGGAGAAACTGGCCTTGAGGCCTGGTTGCGTTACGCTCCACTCCCCGCGGATGCGGCCAAGCAATATCCGCAATACACAGACATTGTCGCATTGACGGACTCCCAGTCCAGTCCCGTGTACACCGCAGGAAAGGAGCTTCAGGACGGCCTGAAGAAGATTCTCAATTTCAGCGCGAACCTCACAAACACAATTGATTCCTCGGAGTCGTTGTCACCCTCGGCGATCGTGGTCGCCCCCCGGGAAACGTTCCCTTGGGGGGCTTTCCCGTCTCTCCAGAACGTCGAGGACCAAGTCTCTTCACTCAAGGACGATGGATTCTGGCTCGGGACTGTCTCGGGTGAGAAGGGGGATAAGACACAGGTGGTGATCGTGGGCCAAAATGAACGAGGTGCCCTCTACGGTGCCATGGAGTTTCTCATGCGCCTGGCGCAGAACCAGCCCTGTCCCACCAGCTACGCCAGCAGCCCTAGCGCGCCGATTCGATGGATCAACCAGTGGGATAATCTGGATGGCTCAATCGAGCGAGGCTATGCTGGtccctccatcttcttcaaggacgGAGCCGTCTTGGACGATCTAACCCGAGTCGAGCAGTACGCGCGGTTGATGGCCTCGGTGCGGCTGAATGGAATTGTCGTGAACAATGTCAATTCTCACTGCAACCTGTTGAACCCGTCCAATCTGAAGGGTCTCGGTCGTATTGCGGATGCGATGCGACCCTGGGGCGTGAGAATTGGAGTGGCGCTGTACTTTGATACTCCCATCGAGCTGGGAGGACTCAAAACCTCGGACCCGCTCGACCCGGACGTGGTGGCCTTTTGGAACGATATCACCACGCAGTTGTACCAGAATGTGCCGGATATGCTGGGATATCTGATCAAGGCCAACTCGGAGGGGCAGCCTGGTCCATTGACTTACGGCCGTACCCTGGCCGAGGGAGCCAATCTATTTGCCCGGGCCTTGAAACCTCACGGCGACGGGATTGTGATGTACCGCGCCTTTGTCTACAACCACCACCTCGACGAGTCCAACTGGAAGAACGACCGCGCCAACGCGGCGGTGGAATTCTTCGACGGCCTGGACGACGTCTTTGATGAAAACGTCTTGGTCCAAATCAAGTACGGCCCGATCGACTTCCAGGTCCGCGAGCCGCCCTCGCCTTTACTGGCACACCTGCGCCGAACCCGAACCATCATTGAGTTCCAGGTCGCCCAGGAGTACATGGGCCAGCAAAGTCATCTCTGCTATCTCGCCCCCCTGTGGCGGACCATCCTCGACTTTGACCTGCGCATCGACGGAGAGCCGTCCCTGGTGAAAGATGTCGTGTCTGGCGAGCGATTCAACTGGAAATACAGCGGATACGCCGCCGTGGTCAACGTCGGCAACGACTCGACCTGGCTGGGCAGCCACCTGGCCATGTCCAACCTGTACGCATACGGCCGCTACTGCTGGGACCCATCCAGCGACGAGGCCGCCGTCGTGCAAGACTGGGCACGTCTCACTTTCGGGCTGAACCCCACCGTGGTCGACACGATCACGCAGCTGTCGATGGAGTCCTGGCCTACCTACGAGAACTACTCGGGCAACCTGGGAATTCAGACCCTGTGCGATATCGTGAAGACCTGCCACTATGGTCCCAGTCCCGCCGCGATGGACGGCAACGGCTGGGGTCAGTGGACACGGGCCGACGCCCATGCGATCGGCATGGATCGTACCGTCGCCACGGGCACGGGGTACTCGGGGCAGTACCCGGCGGAGGTGGCCCGGGTCTTTGAGCACCCGGAGACCACACCGGACGAGCTCCTGCTCTGGTTCCACCACGTACCATACACCCACCGCTTGAAATCCGGCAAGACGGTGATCCAGCACTTCTACGACGCGCACTACGAAGGTGCACAGAATGCGCAGACATTCCCTGTCCGCTGGGCCGCACTGCGCGGGCTCGTCGACGAGCACCGTTTCCAGcacatcctcttccacctgACGTACCAGGCTGGCCACGCGCTCGTCTGGCGAGACTCAGTCTGCACCTTTTACCATGCCAAATGTGGGATCCCTGATGAGCACAACCGCGTCGGCAACTATCAATGGCGCGTCAAGGCCCAGGACATGCACTTGAGCGGGTACAAAGTGGTTCCCGTGCGGCCGTTTGAAGCCGCCTACGGCGCAGAAgccatcatcaccgagtCCAACACCGCTTCCGGCACCGCGACTTGGCCTGTCACGTTCCCGGCCGGAACATACAATGTGGCGGTGAACTATTATGATCATCTGGGCGGCACATCTCGGTATCAACTCTTCCTGGGCAGTGGATCGGACGAGGGAAAGAAGCGACTCGTGGGTGAGTGGGCGGGCGATTTGGGCCAGCACCTGCTGCATGACTTTTCCGATCTGCGCGACGGACATTCAAACACTCGCATCACTTTCAAGGACGTGCGGGTGGAAGGTGGCGATGTTTTGACGATTGTGGGCGCACCGGATGGAGAGGAGCTGGCGCCTATCGACTATGTCTCATTCCTTCCGGATGGCATCATTGATTAG
- a CDS encoding GPI ethanolamine phosphate transferase 3, protein MEAQSKHLRASSPSAPLSQSSRGKQNAMQEAKSQRLEQEFKTKHLGILGVLAWILFLHLAGIYFFTKGFLLTRMVLETKSSCNILPTDEASAKVGSSTTGNQNGCWHEKTFDKAVIIIIDALRYDFTVPFASANENQTAHLFHDNIPVLYETATQSPSNAFLLPFIADPPTTTLQRLKGLTTGTLPTFIDAGSNFAGTAIDEDNLVAQLFSAGKTLVQLGDDTWQSLFPGYFDANLTHPYDSFNVWDLHTVDNGVNEHLFPLLQPENRSKWDVIFGHYLGVDHAGHRYGPSHAAMAAKLQEMDRVIRQIMGSLDDDTLLVVMGDHGMDTKGDHGGESDDEVQAALWMYSKRAVFGRTSKENLLPPQHARERSVPQIDLVPTLSLLLGMPIPFNNLGSPIEEAFAGPNGNDWSNLLAVNRLSAAQIKRYQHAYAKARGAGDDMESFALWMAAEKEWKSASKGFGSKSSTIRSSYKLYRDYQRHTLEICRGLWARFDVPSMVSGVVLLAFGLGLLGLYARGLNVDRTNVTSALLSAAGVGASFGAVSGTLVAVFGISHMAITDSSLLLAALGSVLGSLVVLLKKLASVSWPLPRGMWGWLAFFFTVSQSVGFASNSYTIWEDDILLFFLTTFGVCAGISSMRQKATTDRVLGVYHSILFIVLGRLASFSRLCREEQMPFCRSTYYASSTSSVSAPWQLVIPVMVALILPGVVRAFYAGSKSYEGAATLWVGFGFRLGLVVISIFWVLEGADDGEWLPLGKETLKSIRVFLAQLVLALAFGAGTAAYLYSKPCITISVSKPTEDPNAAPAPIIAGQQQQPRTTVTILGFGNVYGTRFFFLVVNFALAVILMQKPMGQGAIALLVCQILSLLEILDTNALTLSNSSIGPVVLGLLGSFYFFKTGHQAVLSTIQWETAFIPLSSIKYPWSPLLIVLNTFGAQILTAVAVPLTVLWKRPLETSDRGSQPSSSKIANPAAKMLSDVAQAATTHMLYFATINLATTMWAGHLRRHLMLYRIFSPRFMMGAIVLGVVDVVLMLVAVGGVRWSTISVGDIFGW, encoded by the exons ATGGAGGCTCAATCGAAACACTTGCGGGCATCGTCCCCGTCGGCACCGTTGTCGCAGTCGTCCAGAGGGAAGCAGAACGCTATGCAAGAAGCCAAATCTCAACGGCTAGAGCAGGAATTTAAGACGAAGCACCTCGGTATTCTCGGGGTGTTAGCTTGGATACT GTTCCTGCATCTCGCCGGTATATACTTTTTCACCAAAGGTTTCCTTCTCACCCGGATGGTCCTCGAGACCAAGTCTTCCTGCAACATTCTCCCCACCGACGAAGCTTCGGCCAAAGTTGGGTCGTCCACGACAGGCAATCAGAATGGATGCTGGCATGAAAAGACCTTCGACAAGGCCGTGATCATTATAATCGATGCGCTTCGCTATGACTTTACCGTGCCGTTTGCCTCGGCAAATGAAAACCAGACAGCTCATTTGTTCCATGACAACATTCCGGTGCTTTATGAAACCGCGACCCAGAGTCCCAGCAACGCTTTCTTGCTCCCATTCATCGCCGACCCGCCCACCACTACTCTGCAGCGCCTGAAAGGACTAACTACTGGCACCCTGCCGACTTTTATCGATGCAGGGTCCAATTTTGCAGGCACTGCTATTGACGAGGATAACCTGGTCGCTCAGCTTTTCAGTGCGGGGAAGACTCTTGTCCAACTTGGCGATGACACTTGGCAATCGCTGTTCCCCGGCTATTTTGACGCCAATCTGACACACCCGTATGATTCCTTCAACGTATGGGATCTGCACACCGTGGACAATGGCGTCAACGAACATCTTTTCCCCCTACTTCAGCCAGAGAACAGATCCAAGTGGGACGTCATTTTTGGTCATTACTTGGGCGTGGACCATGCAGGACACCGCTACGGACCCAGTCATGCTGCCATGGCTGCCAAACTACAGGAGATGGATCGCGTAATTCGCCAGATCATGGGCTCATTGGATGATGATACCCTTTTGGTCGTGATGGGCGATCATGGCATGGATACCAAAGGAGACCACGGTGGCGAATCAGATGATGAGGTGCAAGCTGCGCTGTGGATGTATTCCAAGCGTGCCGTGTTTGGCCGTACGAGCAAGGAAAATTTACTGCCACCCCAGCATGCGCGTGAGCGTTCGGTTCCTCAAATCGATCTGGTGCCGACTCTGTCTCTGCTTCTTGGCATGCCCATCCCATTCAACAACCTGGGCTCACCGATTGAAGAGGCTTTTGCTGGCCCTAATGGCAACGACTGGTCGAACTTGCTGGCTGTCAACCGTTTATCTGCCGCGCAGATCAAGAGATACCAGCATGCGTACGCAAAGGCTAGAGGTGCCGGTGACGATATGGAATCTTTCGCGCTTTGGATGGCGGCCGAGAAAGAGTGGAAGTCGGCTTCCAAGGGATTTGGGTCCAAGTCCAGCACAATTCGTTCGAGTTATAAACTGTATCGTGATTACCAGCGACACACCTTGGAGATTTGCCGGGGACTCTGGGCACGCTTTGATGTCCCAAGCATGGTCTCGGGTGTCGTACTTCTCGCCTTCGGCCTCGGTTTGCTGGGACTTTATGCCCGCGGACTCAATGTGGACCGCACAAACGTGACAAGCGCCCTTCTTTCCGCCGCGGGTGTCGGTGCTTCGTTCGGAGCCGTCTCTGGCACGCTCGTGGCCGTTTTTGGAATTTCTCACATGGCGATCACTGACTCGTCACTTCTTTTGGCTGCTCTTGGAAGCGTGCTTGGCAGTCTAGTTGTGttgttgaagaagcttgCCAGTGTGAGCTGGCCTCTCCCCCGTGGCATGTGGGGATGGCtcgctttcttcttcacggTCTCCCAATCCGTAGGCTTTGCTTCCAACTCGTATACCATCTGGGAAGAtgacattcttctcttcttcctgaCAACGTTCGGTGTATGTGCCGGCATTTCTTCCATGCGTCAAAAAGCCACAACAGACCGTGTGCTTGGTGTATACCACTCCATCTTGTTCATTGTTCTCGGACGCCTCGCCTCCTTCTCTCGCCTCTGCCGTGAGGAGCAAATGCCCTTCTGCCGCTCCACATACTACGCTTCATCCACTTCGTCCGTTTCCGCTCCGTGGCAGCTCGTTATCCCGGTTATGGTCGCCCTCATCCTTCCGGGGGTCGTGCGCGCCTTTTACGCCGGCTCCAAATCGTACGAAGGTGCTGCGACTCTGTGGGTTGGCTTTGGTTTCCGTCTCGGGctcgtcgtcatctccaTATTTTGGGTGCTTGAAGGTGCCGACGATGGAGAGTGGCTGCCACTCGGCAAAGAGACCCTCAAATCAATTCGAGTCTTTCTTGCTCAGCTTGTTCTCGCACTTGCATTTGGGGCCGGTACCGCCGCGTACCTCTATTCTAAGCCCTGTATCACCATCAGTGTCTCCAAACCCACCGAAGACCCTAATGCTGCCCCGGCCCCTATTATTGCTgggcaacaacagcaacccCGGACTACAGTGACAATCCTGGGGTTTGGAAATGTATACGGCACtcgattcttcttccttgtgGTAAACTTTGCGCTTGCAGTTATCCTGATGCAAAAACCCATGGGCCAAGGCGCCATCGCTCTGCTGGTCTGTCAGATTTTGTCTCTTCTCGAAATTTTGGATACCAACGCTCTCACACTCTCCAATTCGTCGATTGGTCCCGTTGTGCTTGGCCTCCTGGGTTCCTTTTACTTTTTCAAGACGGGCCACCAGGCTGTGCTCAGCACCATTCAGTGGGAGACCGCTTTCATCCCCCTATCGAGCATCAAATACCCCTGGTCCCCGCTCCTTATTGTGCTAAACACCTTTGGGGCGCAAATCCTGACTGCGGTAGCCGTGCCCTTGACTGTCCTGTGGAAACGACCCCTTGAAACTTCCGATCGTGGCTCGCAGCCGTCCAGTTCCAAGATCGCCAACCCGGCCGCGAAAATGCTCTCGGACGTAGCCCAGGCTGCCACGACGCACATGTTGTACTTTGCGACTATTAATCTCGCCACGACCATGTGGGCAGGCCACTTACGTCGTCACCTGATGCTGTATCGGATTTTCAGCCCGCGCTTCATGATGGGAGCTATTGTCCTTGGGGTGGTGGACGTGGTTCTCATGCTTGTCGCTGTTGGTGGAGTCCGATGGAGCACCATTAGCGTGGGGGACATTTTTGGCTGGTAA